Proteins encoded together in one Impatiens glandulifera chromosome 1, dImpGla2.1, whole genome shotgun sequence window:
- the LOC124919405 gene encoding condensin complex subunit 3 — protein sequence MADNMEEQADTILLQKIVKIFEETRASHATHIRKLKDLSAIRSSSPILFTPAFLRAITPLLGFQRRTASSERLVRFVSIFSSTRDANNASLCDSFLEAFLHFLLVAAAAADKTVRFRGCQIISEIIMRLPDDAEVSNEIWDEVVETMNARVCDKSPIVRTFAVRAVSRFVNDSENSDILDILLENLPPEQNPVVRKTIVLSLPPTNATSAAIISCTLDVNESVRKAAYCVLASKFPLQSLSIKLRTSILQRGLADRSAAVRGECLKLLRDEWLVKSCKGDPIELLKYLDVETYETVGDCVMDVLLKAKLIKVPADQSIRQFLSPAAIEETEGCCKSQLMEPEVALYWRAICKHFREEAHQKGSAAATKVGTEAAIYAAEASDDNDILERVLPATVSDYIEIVKAHLDAGPNHRFASRQLLLLCAMLDFSDATNWKFASTFVQDLLQQPLEYFTDEDGEKVLIGDGFSLGGDRNWADAVSALAKKVYAAPGEFEEFVLCILEKLAQPCRERTADFMQWIHCLAVTGLLLESSKSFRWMQGKAIEPPELLHSLLLPGVRHAHLDVQRVSIRSLGLYGLLQKKLSDELVKQLRLSFVKGPSPISAMACQALIDLAMWHGPEEIDRAVSHDLSSQFIDHNMGFCPIEFADSNGNQDVALLDLLFSGFSRPDWCEGEDIDENESVLAVLGEGFAKILLLSESYRGMHTSAHPLFLAKLIGLYFSDKTKELYRLRQCLSVFFENYPYVSVSHKKYLSKAFIPVIRSMWPGIDGNGGRSPTVISNMRKLAIQASRFMLQMMQVSLLSREGKIIDGNNDKDLPKTDDGTENSYDLESGEAVLALRIASEVANFSTKKKNAAEKSYCAALCRILVQLRFNPQEEEEGVTKIMRWLWNHVASAVSTEKDILKELKRMVESLEPADDNNFSADDAKSVLDKLGIEMKVETVNMEIPPTPIPQPRRTRYRRKPQTDDESSDEEEYAKEPASVAPSNVGGMSIRSQRASKTVALTKLTTTDEDNNSGVTSDEEDSDVSDE from the exons ATGGCCGACAACATGGAAGAACAAGCGGATACGATTTTATTGCAGAAGATTGTGAAGATATTCGAAGAAACTAGAGCATCGCATGCCACTCACATCAGGAAGCTCAAAGATCTATCGGCCATTCGATCATCTTCACCGATTCTATTCACCCCTGCATTTCTACGAGCCATAACCCCTCTCCTAGGTTTTCAGCGCAGGACCGCCTCATCCGAACGTCTCGTTCGATTTGTCTCCATTTTCTCGTCTACTCGAGATGCAAACAATGCCTCTCTTTGCGATTCTTTCTTGGAAGCGTTTCTACATTTTCTCCTCGTTGCGGCTGCGGCTGCAGACAAAACTGTGCGTTTTCGTGGTTGCCAGATTATCTCAGAG ATCATAATGCGATTGCCAGATGATGCAGAAGTTAGCAATGAAATCTGGGATGAAGTTGTGGAGACCATGAATGCTCGTGTTTGTGACAAGTCTCCAATAGTACGTACATTTGCAGTGAGAGCTGTTTCTCGATTTGTAAATGATTCTGAGAACAGTGATATCCTTGACATATTGCTTGAGAACTTACCACCAGAGCAGAATCCG GTAGTTCGTAAAACAATAGTATTATCCTTGCCCCCTACAAATGCTACTTCAGCAGCAATCATCAGTTGTACCTTAGATGTAAACGAATCTGTTCGGAAAGCAGCATACTGTGTCTTGGCTAGTAAATTTCCTCTTCAGAGTCTCAG CATAAAGCTCAGGACCAGTATTCTCCAGAGAGGGCTTGCTGATCGATCTGCAGCAGTAAGAGGAGAATGTCTAAAATTACTCAGAGATGAGTGGCTTGTGAAATCTTGCAAAGGAGATCCAATTGAACTTCTGAAATATCTGGATGTTGAAACCTACGAAACTGTTGGGGACTGTGTAATGGATGTACTTCTAAAAGCTAAGTTGATTAAAGTGCCAGCAGACCAAAGTATTCGGCAATTTCTATCACCTGCTGCTATTGAAGAAACTGAAG GATGCTGCAAATCCCAGCTTATGGAACCAGAGGTTGCGCTATATTGGAGAGCCATATGCAAACATTTTCGTGAGGAAGCACAT CAAAAAGGCTCTGCTGCAGCCACAAAAGTTGGCACAGAAGCAGCAATATATGCAGCAGAAGCTTCTGATGATAATGATATCCTGGAGAGGGTTCTTCCTGCAACAGTTTCTGACTACATAGAAATTGTTAAAGCTCACCTTGATGCTG GTCCAAATCATCGCTTTGCATCTCGTCAACTACTATTGCTTTGTGCAATGCTCGATTTTTCCGATGCAACAAACTGGAAGTTTGCTAGTACATTTGTGCAGGACTTGCTGCAGCAGCCTCTTGAATATTTTACAGACGAAGATGGTGAAAAGGTTCTTATAGGTGATGGGTTCAGTCTTGGTGGGGACAGAAATTGGGCTGACGCAGTTTCTGCATTGGCTAAAAAAGTTTATGCAGCTCCTGGTGAATTTGAGGAATTTGTACTCTGTATTCTTGAGAAGCTTGCACAGCCTTGCAGGGAAAGAACAGCAGATTTCATGCAGTGGATACATTGCCTGGCGGTTACAGGTTTGCTATTAGAAAGTTCAAAGTCTTTCCGTTGGATGCAAGGAAAAGCAATTGAACCACCTGAGCTGCTGCACTCTTTGTTGCTGCCAGGG GTGAGACATGCTCATCTAGATGTTCAGAGGGTTTCCATCAGATCCCTTGGTCTCTACGGCTTGCTACAAAAAAAGCTTAGCGATGAACTAGTGAAACAGTTACGTCTTTCTTTTGTCAAGGGACCTTCTCCAATCAGTGCCATGGCCTGCCAAGCATTAATCGATCTTGCAATGTGGCATGGTCCAGAAGAGATTGACAGAGCTGTGTCACATGACCTGTCATCACAATTCATTGATCACAATATGGGTTTCTGTCCCATAGAATTTGCAGATTCAAATGGAAATCAAGATGTTGCATTGCTTGATCTATTATTTTCCGGTTTCAGCAGACCTGATTGGTGTGAGGGCGAAGATATAGATGAGAATGAATCAGTTCTAGCTGTTCTGGGAGAAGGGTTTGCAAAAATTCTTCTCCTTAGTGAGAGCTACAGAGGCATGCACACTTCAGCTCATCCTTTGTTTTTAGCCAAGCTCATTGGTCTTTATTTTAGCGACAAAACTAAAGAGTTATACAG GTTGAGACAGTGCCTTTCTGTCTTCTTTGAGAATTACCCATATGTGTCTGTTTCTCATAAG AAATATTTGTCCAAGGCATTTATTCCTGTAATCCGTTCGATGTGGCCTGGTATTGATGGAAATGGTGGTCGGTCTCCTACAGTGATTTCCAATATGAGGAAACTAGCTATTCAAGCATCACGTTTTATGCTACAAATGATGCAGGTTTCTCTCCTTTCAAGAGAAGGTAAGATAATTGATGGAAACAATGACAAAGATTTGCCTAAAACTGATGATGGCACAGAAAATTCTTATGATCTTGAGAGTGGGGAGGCGGTTCTTGCACTGCGTATAGCCTCAGAG GTTGCTAACTTCAGtacgaagaagaagaatgcTGCTGAGAAATCATACTGTGCAGCTCTATGTAGAATACTCGTTCAGCTAAGGTTCAatccacaagaagaagaagaaggggtAACAAAAATAATGCGGTGGCTTTGGAATCATGTAGCATCAGCAGTATCTACAGAGAAAGATATTCTTAAGGAACTGAAACGAATGGTGGAAAGTCTAGAACCAGCTGATGATAATAATTTCTCAGCTGATGATGCTAAGTCTGTGTTGg ATAAGTTGGGTATTGAAATGAAGGTTGAGACAGTTAACATGGAAATTCCACCAACTCCAATTCCTCAACCGAGGAGAACTCGATATAGGAGAAAGCCACAAACAGACGACGAGTCCTCAGACGAGGAGGAGTATGCGAAAGAGCCTGCTTCTGTGGCTCCTAGCAATGTTGGTGGAATGAGCATTCGTTCACAGAGAGCCAGCAAGACGGTTGCTCTAACAAAGTTAACCACAACAGATGAAGACAACAATTCAGGAGTCACGTCTGATGAGGAGGATTCTGATGTTTCTGATGAATGA